The following are encoded in a window of Manduca sexta isolate Smith_Timp_Sample1 chromosome 16, JHU_Msex_v1.0, whole genome shotgun sequence genomic DNA:
- the LOC119188436 gene encoding LOW QUALITY PROTEIN: protein C1orf43 homolog (The sequence of the model RefSeq protein was modified relative to this genomic sequence to represent the inferred CDS: deleted 1 base in 1 codon), producing the protein MQDFTSILNIIFIISGGVLTFVILFIFAKRQITRFAVRSRRGPHVPIGTDAKKCLKKEIERRIEAVPRIMYEPRLLSTEPSHYILEPQQPYHYRFKAVDDVKTLEEEIACQDPGLRRHPRESLRAFLLSSLAAPLDGRGQKLVHQFCDTYEFARHHPGEFGEDEYQAYSRLLLKLLDAGRLLKSVGGCGRVTPRTLAPPPPPAAPVRRRPAALAALPAKLPAALHNHYTALENMPAESKSEEEVIRVPVRAVRDETAV; encoded by the exons ATGCAAGACTTCACCAGTatattgaacattatatttataataagtggTGGTGTTTTAACAttcgtaatattgtttatatttgct AAAAGACAAATAACAAGATTTGCTGTGCGATCGCGAAGAGGTCCCCACGTCCCAATAGGCACAGACGCCAAAAAA TGCCTGAAGAAAGAGATAGAGCGGAGGATTGAGGCGGTGCCACGCATCATGTACGAACCACGGCTGCTTAGCACGGAGCCCTCACACTATATCCTGGAGCCCCAGCAACCGTACCATTACAGGTTCAAGGCTGTGGATGATGTCAAGACTTTAG AAGAGGAGATAGCCTGTCAAGACCCTGGGCTGAGGCGTCATCCGCGCGAGTCACTCCGTGCATTTCTGCTCTCGTCCCTGGCAGCACCTCTCGACGGCAGAGGACAGAAGCTGGTCCACCAGTTCTGCGACACATACGAGTTTGCTCGTCACCATCCTGGAGAGTTTGGGGAAGATGAATACCAGGCGTACAGCCGACTGCTGCTCAAATTGTTGGATGc CGGGCGGCTGTTAAAGAGCGTGGGGGGATGCGGGCGCGTGACCCCGCGCACCctcgcgccgccgccgccccccgCCGCGCCCGTGCGCCGCCGCCCCGCCGCGCTGGCAGCCCTGCCCGCCAAGCTGCCCGCGGCACTACACAACCACTACACCGCGCTAGAG AACATGCCCGCAGAGTCAAAATCCGAGGAGGAGGTGATACGCGTGCCCGTCCGAGCCGTCCGAGACGAGACAGCCGTCTGA